The following are encoded together in the Periplaneta americana isolate PAMFEO1 chromosome 5, P.americana_PAMFEO1_priV1, whole genome shotgun sequence genome:
- the LOC138699717 gene encoding DNA repair protein XRCC4 has translation MNTTVSCLPQESEEGSYRIRVEWKDDSFNILLLHNGSAWSGHASYNHVERISRSLDLSVEDYITETKAVLSTQGGAHNFTYVIEDDQFIWKKQDQQTKIKIKYGYIDLEKAPILETGEKMLDSLLEQCSNLKAKVLELQEINTRTTKERGILMEKLVEYKKQKLKMEKDLLSRFLAVLNSKKEYIRQIEKKLTDNVSINNHEEDAHFDDSDDPKPSNSKANKPKQAERDSDHYDSDTEVEDTDEELKASTPPRVDTDFPDDDDLLQDVKPSVSIIPKRTARAKRTTVRTLRDPVAGPSMSKVTRPTLENGHAAEFNTQDLLDEF, from the exons atgaatacaacTGTCAGTTGCCTGCCTCAAGAGAGTGAAGAGGGTAGTTACAGAATCCGGGTTGAATGGAAAGATGACAGCTTTAACATACTGCTGTTACATAATGGATCAGCCTGGAGCGGCCAT GCATCTTACAACCATGTTGAACGAATTAGTCGTTCCCTGGATCTTTCAGTTGAAGATTATATTACGGAAACTAAAGCAGTGTTGTCCACCCAAGGAGGAGCTCATAACTTCACATATGTGATTGAAGATGACCAATTTATATGGAAAAAGCAAGATCAACAAACTAAAATCAAGATAAAATATGGATATATTGACTTAGAAAAG GCACCCATCCTTGAAACAGGAGAGAAGATGTTAGATTCACTACTGGAACAATGCAGTAATCTAAAGGCAAAAGTTCTTGAATTACAGGAAATAAACACTAGAACAACCAAAG AGAGAGGAATCCTTATGGAGAAGCTGGTGGAATACAAGAAACAAAAACTTAAAATGGAAAAAGATCTTCTGAGTAGGTTCTTGGCAGTTCTCAATAGCAAGAAGGAGTATATCCGGCAGATAGAAAAGAAACTTACTG acAATGTTTCCATCAACAACCATGAAGAAGATGCACATTTTGATGACAGTGATGATCCAAAACCTTCTAATTCAAAAGCCAACAAACCAAAGCAGGCTGAGAGAGATTCAGATCATTATGACAGTGACACTGAAGTAGAGGACACAGATGAGGAATTGAAGGCTAGCACTCCTCCACGGGTCGATACTGATTttcctgatgatgatgatctgcTTCAAGATGTAAAACCGTCAGTCAGCATAATACCTAAGCGCACTGCTCGAGCCAAGAGAACCACTGTGAGAACCCTGAGGGATCCTGTTGCTGGACCAAGTATGAGTAAAGTCACAAGACCAACTCTGGAAAATGGACATGCTGCAGAATTTAACACTCAGGATCTGTTGGATGAATTTTAG